One region of Anoplopoma fimbria isolate UVic2021 breed Golden Eagle Sablefish chromosome 10, Afim_UVic_2022, whole genome shotgun sequence genomic DNA includes:
- the si:dkeyp-92c9.2 gene encoding cyclin-dependent kinase 5 activator 1 produces the protein MGTVLSLSPGSRKSGYYDNRPGSLSHYPSISSRSLNSQKDRGLKRGQSIFLPALTWKRLVASTKKKGNSKKGVPAGLGDPLNNNNNINIYQKDPLLHLNHENVKKSLSCANLSSYEGPAGLGLGLGLGYGMGMGQGHGCGYGKPQQLSSVKKVPQGMLTSSSPKRVIVQASTSELLRCLGEFLCCRCYRLKHLSPADPVLWLRAVDRSLLLQGWQDQAFVTPANVVFVYMLCRDVVDGDLVASEHELQAILLTCLYLSYSYMGNEISYPLKPFLVEAGKEAFWDRCLAIIDATSAKMLRINADPHFFTQIFAELKSEGGCGPQDYSRVLDR, from the coding sequence ATGGGCACTGTACTATCGCTGTCCCCCGGCTCTCGGAAGTCGGGCTACTATGACAACCGGCCGGGCTCGCTCAGCCACTACCCGAGCATCAGCAGCCGCTCCCTCAACAGCCAGAAGGACCGCGGGCTGAAGAGGGGCCAGTCCATCTTCCTCCCGGCGCTCACGTGGAAGCGGCTGGTAGCCTCGACGAAGAAGAAGGGCAACTCCAAGAAAGGTGTTCCAGCAGGCCTTGGGGACCctcttaacaacaacaacaacatcaacatctaCCAGAAGGACCCCCTGTTGCACCTCAACCACGAGAATGTGAAGAAGTCGCTGTCGTGCGCCAACCTGTCCAGCTACGAGGGCCCGGCGGGACTGGGCCTGGGTCTGGGGCTCGGCTACGGCATGGGCATGGGCCAGGGCCATGGGTGTGGCTACGGCAAGCCCCAACAGCTCTCCTCTGTGAAAAAGGTCCCTCAAGGGATGTTGACCTCATCATCCCCAAAGCGCGTCATCGTCCAGGCCTCCACCAGCGAGCTTCTGCGCTGCCTGGGGGAGTTCCTGTGCTGCCGGTGCTATCGGCTGAAGCACCTGTCTCCGGCAGACCCGGTGCTGTGGCTGCGGGCCGTGGACCGctcgctgctgctgcagggctgGCAGGACCAGGCCTTCGTCACACCGGCTAACGTGGTCTTCGTCTACATGCTGTGCCGCGATGTCGTCGACGGCGACCTGGTGGCGTCGGAACACGAGCTGCAGGCCATCCTGCTCACCTGCCTCTACCTGTCCTACTCCTACATGGGCAACGAGATCTCGTACCCGCTCAAGCCCTTCCTGGTGGAGGCGGGCAAGGAGGCCTTCTGGGACCGCTGCCTCGCCATCATCGACGCCACCAGCGCCAAGATGCTGCGCATCAACGCCGACCCGCactttttcacacaaatatttgCCGAACTGAAGAGCGAGGGCGGCTGCGGCCCTCAGGACTACAGCCGGGTGCTGGATCGGTGA